One genomic segment of Chitinophaga parva includes these proteins:
- the kdsA gene encoding 3-deoxy-8-phosphooctulonate synthase produces MEQLKELFKDQQYNPDNFFLIAGPCVIEDEELLNTVADRVSRICKRLEIPYIFKASYRKANRTSIHSFTGIGDVEGLDLLQKIGQDFNLPVTSDIHSAAEAAMAAAYVDVLQIPAFLCRQTDILIAAAETGKVVNVKKGQFLSGEGMKFAVEKIRQAGNNNILLTERGTTFGYQDLIVDYRNIPIMKAHGAPVVMDCTHSLQQPNQAGGVTGGNPQLIGTIAKAAIATGADGLFIETHPVPAKAKSDGANVLQLDLLEPLLEQLVAIRKVVAKQQ; encoded by the coding sequence ATGGAACAATTAAAAGAACTCTTCAAAGATCAACAATATAACCCCGATAACTTCTTCCTCATTGCAGGCCCCTGCGTGATCGAAGACGAAGAACTGCTCAACACCGTGGCAGACCGTGTATCCAGGATCTGCAAACGCCTGGAAATCCCGTATATCTTCAAAGCTTCTTACCGTAAGGCCAACCGTACGTCTATCCATTCCTTCACCGGTATTGGCGATGTGGAAGGGCTGGACCTGCTGCAGAAGATCGGTCAAGACTTTAACCTGCCTGTAACTTCCGATATTCACTCTGCCGCGGAAGCCGCCATGGCCGCTGCTTACGTGGATGTGCTCCAGATCCCGGCATTCCTTTGCCGGCAAACAGACATCCTCATTGCCGCAGCAGAAACCGGCAAAGTGGTGAACGTGAAGAAAGGCCAGTTCCTTAGCGGGGAAGGCATGAAGTTCGCCGTGGAGAAGATCCGCCAGGCAGGCAATAACAATATCCTGCTCACTGAGCGTGGCACCACCTTTGGTTACCAGGACCTGATAGTGGACTACCGCAACATTCCCATTATGAAAGCGCATGGCGCCCCGGTGGTAATGGATTGTACCCACTCCCTGCAGCAGCCCAACCAGGCGGGCGGCGTTACCGGCGGTAACCCGCAACTGATAGGCACCATTGCCAAGGCAGCCATTGCTACCGGCGCAGATGGCCTTTTCATAGAAACCCATCCCGTGCCTGCAAAGGCCAAGAGCGACGGCGCTAACGTGCTGCAGCTGGACCTCCTGGAACCCTTGCTGGAACAGCTGGTGGCTATCCGCAAGGTGGTGGCCAAACAACAATAA